The stretch of DNA CGACGGAGCGGCCGGTCATCCCGTTGTACTGGTCGATGTACTCCTCGATCCCCTCCGCGAAGGCGTTGAACTTGCAGATGTCGAAGGAGTCCGAGATGGCGTGGAGGTCCTGGAACGTCGCGGTGAGCTCGCCTTTCCCCTCCCACTCGGTCGGGTCGACTTTCTCCGGAATACCGAGGATCTCCGCCGCGGGCGTGTAGCCGCGCAGGTGGCAGGCGCCGCGGTTCGAGGTGGCGTAGCCGATCCCCATCCCCTTCAGGCCGCGGGGGTCGTACGCCGCGATCGACTGCCCCTTCACGTCGAGGCGGCAGTCGTGGGCGTCGATCTCGGCGGCGGCGCGCTTCTGCCCCTCCGCGAGCAGCTCCGCGAGCTCGGTGTCGCGGGTCGCGATCTTCTCGAGCATCTCGACCATCGCGTCCACGTCGCCCCAGTCGAGGGTCTCGTCGAACTCGTCGAGATACCCCTTCTCGGCGGCCTCCATCGCGAACGCGAGCATGTTGCCGCTGTCGATCGTGTCGATCCCGTAGTCGTTACAGCGGTCCATCAGCAGCGCGACCTTGTCCCGGTCGTCGTTCATCGAGTTCGGGCCGAGCGCCCACGCGGACTCGTACTCGTAGGACTCCATCCGGATGTTGAGGTCCTGTCCCTTGTGGTGGACGTCGACCTCGACCTCCTTCTTGCAGGCGACCGGGCAGGAGTGACACGTCGGGTCGTTGACGAGGATGTTCTCCTCGACGTTCTCCCCGGAGACGTTCTCGGAGTCGATGTTCGGTTCGTCGGGCTCCTCCTCGGCCTCCATGCTGGTGGAGGTGAAACGGCCGTTCCGGGTCGGGAGCCCGTCCATCTCCTCGGTGAGGTTCATCAGCACGTTCGTCCCGTACACCGAGAGCCCGCCCTCGTTGGGCGCGGTCACGTCGGACTCCTGAATCGCCTGCATCGCCGCCTTGTGGCCCGCCATGAACGTCTCGCGGTCGGCGGGCTTGGGCATCTCCGTGCCCGATTTGACGACGACGGCCTTGACGTTCTTCGACCCCATCACGGCGCCGGTGCCGCCCCGGCCCGAGGCGCGGTCGTCCTCGTTGATGATGCAGGCGTAGCGCACGCCGTTCTCGCCGCCGGGGCCGATCGCCATCGCAGAGAGGTTCTTCCCGTAGGCGCCGTCGACCTCCGCCTCCAGGGTGTCGATCGTGTGGTGGATCCCCTCGCCCCAGAGGTGGCTCGCGTCCCGGAGTTCGACCTCGCCGTCCTCGACGACGGCGTACACCGGCCCGTCGGCCTGCCCCTCGAACAGCAGGCCGTCGAAGCCGGCCCACTTGAGCCGGGCACCGCTCCACCCGCCGTGGTGGGAGTCGGTCACCGTGTCCGTCAGGGGGGACTTGGTGACGACCGCGATCCGACCGCTCATCGGGGTCTGGGTCCCCGTAAGCGGCCCGTTCATGAACGCGAGGAGGTTCTCCTCGCCCAGCGGTTCGACGTCGGGCCCGTTGTCGAACGCGTACTTCACGCCGAGGCCGCGCGCGCCGATGTACTTGCGCGCGTCCTCGTCGTCGATGCTCTCGTAGCCGACATCGCCCGCGTTCAGGTCGATGCGGGCGACGCGGTCTTGGAAGCCGCCGAGATCAGTCATAGGTAATGCTCGTTCCTTACATACGGCCTGTTCGGTGTTAGTCGTTCTCACAACGGCGTAACTGCTACCGGTTACTTAATCCGGGAGGGAGGCCGCTGCATCCCCTTGCTGTCTCGCGGTTTCTCCTGTCGGGAGCTTTATGACCGTCGGCGTGTCACTCGGGGGTATGGAGACGGTCTCACTCGGCGCGCCGGAACCGATCCTCGACTCGTTGCCCGGCGACGACGACGCGCGACAGGACATGCGCGAGGCGGTCGCGGGCTGGGAGCGCCGCATCAACGACGCCATCGAGGCCGCCGAGGACGACGACGAGGCGGTGGGGTACGTGCTCGACGCCGTCGAGCGCCTCGAGAGCCGGATGGAGCGGTTCGACGAGTTCGTGCCGGAGCTCCGGGCGTGGGGGCAGTCGCCCATCTACGCGATCTCGTGGCGGAACCTCTACGCGGAACTGATCGCCCAGCTGTACGACCACGACGACCTCGGCGACGCGCTCGACCGCCGGCGCAATCAGCGCCTCGTCGAGGACGGGATCCGGTTCGGTGGGTCATGAACGTCGAACTCCGGTTTTTCGCGACGTTCCGGCAAGCGGTCGGGCAGAAAGTCGTCGAACAGGAGTACCCCACGGGGACCACGATCGGCGAGGTGCTCCACGATCTGGAAGCCGAGTACGAGGGGCTTTCCGGCCAGCTGATCGAGGACGGCGACCTGCGCCCCCACATCAACGTCCTCAAAAGCGGGCGCGAGGCGCTGCATCTCGACGGGATGGAGACCGAGCTGGAGGACGGCGACCGGCTCAGCATCTTCCCGCCGGTCGCGGGCGGGTAGCGATGGAGCGGACCAAGGAGTTCCGCGGCATCTCCGTCCGCCTCGCACGGAACTACCTGGAGAACCTCGGCGGCACCGCCGTCGACGACACGACCGTCGAGGGCGACGGTTGGCGCGCCGACCTCTCGGCGGAGAAAGTGAGCATCGGGCCGTCGCTCCAACTCACGGAGGTCACGATCGCGTTCGAGGCCGACGAGGCGTTCGGCGAGGGACGCTTCGAAGAACTGATCGAAGACTTCTCGCGGAAGGCGATGCGGGCGGGGGGGTAGTTACTCCGAGAGGCTGTCGAGCACCCGCTGAGAGAACTCGACCTCGCTCATCTCCCCCGAGTCGAGCGCCGCGAACCAGTCGGCGTCGGCGCGCCACGAGCCGACTCGCTCGTCGTCGAGGTCGGTGACCGTCGCGACAACGTTCCGGACCGGCCAGTCGCGCTGCTCGAACAGCTCGCGGAAGTCGTTCACCACGTCGCCGACCTGCTGGTGGGGGATCTCGCCGTGCTGATCGGCGGCGGCGGACTGATAAGTGAGTTCGTAGGCGCCGTCCTCGACGGCGAGAGACTGGAGGTAGCAGCCGTGATTGGTCAGGCGGGATTCGAGGGCGAACGTGCGGTCGTCGTCCATCGACGGAGGGTAGGGCGGCCCGGGGATAGTCGTTGCCCCGACGGAACCACAGGTTTTGATGGGGGACGAGCGAATAGCTCGTTGACAGGATGGTCCCCGATCGATGCCGACGGCGCGGAGGTGCTTGGTGATGGAGGAGATACTGATCCACGACGCGACGGTGTTGACCGTCGACGACCGGAACCGACTGTACGAGCGCGGGACGGTCCGCATCGAAGACGGCGAGATCACGGAGGTCCGGGAGAGCCGGGACGCCGATCGTGACGCGGACGCCGATCACGTCGTCGACGGCGAGGGGAAGCTAGCGATGCCGGGGCTGGTCAACGCTCACACGCATCTGGAGCTGACGCCCTTGATCGGCGCGTTCAGCGACCTCGGGCTGGGGGAGATGATGGGGAGCATGACGGCGGTCTACGAGCGGTTCGCGGAGGGCGACCTCTCCTACCTCGCCGACGCCGGCGCCGAACTCGCGGCGCTGAACTTCCTCCTCGGCGGGGTGACGACCGTCAACTCGATGGACGTGCGGCCGGCGACGGGGGCGGAAACGTTCGGCGAGGCCGGACTCCGGGGGTTCTTCGGGCAGGCGATCACCGACTTGTTCGTCGACGTCCCGGTCGACGAACAGTTTGCCCGAGCTCGGGCGTTCGTCGAGGAGTACCACGACAGCTACGACGGCCGCATCCGGGCGACGATCTGTCCCCACGACGACTGGTCCTGTTCGCGGGAACTCTGGGAGCGGACCGCCGATCTCGCGGCCGATTACCCGGACCTCTCCGTCCACACCCACCTGCTCGAACTCGACGAGAGCAACACGATGGCCCGGGCGAACGACGCCGCGGACTCGCTGGGGCTGCTCGAGGAGGTCGGGCTCCTGAACGAGCGACTGATCGGCGCTCACTACC from Halolamina sediminis encodes:
- a CDS encoding amidohydrolase family protein, giving the protein MMEEILIHDATVLTVDDRNRLYERGTVRIEDGEITEVRESRDADRDADADHVVDGEGKLAMPGLVNAHTHLELTPLIGAFSDLGLGEMMGSMTAVYERFAEGDLSYLADAGAELAALNFLLGGVTTVNSMDVRPATGAETFGEAGLRGFFGQAITDLFVDVPVDEQFARARAFVEEYHDSYDGRIRATICPHDDWSCSRELWERTADLAADYPDLSVHTHLLELDESNTMARANDAADSLGLLEEVGLLNERLIGAHYRVANDEDVRRTAESGASVAHCPSVFCYWNPDPEMQWTPVPELREAGVDVGLGIDDHYWHDSYDLFGEARQARLAANLKREAGQYSSMELVRMLTIEGARALGVGDEIGSLESGKRADVILLDVDAPKFTPLTNVPAQVVNNASAADVETAIVDGEFVLRDGDVVTMDAEAVQQRATEAVERFAAESGWEIGLGGADPPGPRRLLSDLPKRGPARLLSRLAIQSLRDR
- a CDS encoding aldehyde ferredoxin oxidoreductase family protein; the protein is MTDLGGFQDRVARIDLNAGDVGYESIDDEDARKYIGARGLGVKYAFDNGPDVEPLGEENLLAFMNGPLTGTQTPMSGRIAVVTKSPLTDTVTDSHHGGWSGARLKWAGFDGLLFEGQADGPVYAVVEDGEVELRDASHLWGEGIHHTIDTLEAEVDGAYGKNLSAMAIGPGGENGVRYACIINEDDRASGRGGTGAVMGSKNVKAVVVKSGTEMPKPADRETFMAGHKAAMQAIQESDVTAPNEGGLSVYGTNVLMNLTEEMDGLPTRNGRFTSTSMEAEEEPDEPNIDSENVSGENVEENILVNDPTCHSCPVACKKEVEVDVHHKGQDLNIRMESYEYESAWALGPNSMNDDRDKVALLMDRCNDYGIDTIDSGNMLAFAMEAAEKGYLDEFDETLDWGDVDAMVEMLEKIATRDTELAELLAEGQKRAAAEIDAHDCRLDVKGQSIAAYDPRGLKGMGIGYATSNRGACHLRGYTPAAEILGIPEKVDPTEWEGKGELTATFQDLHAISDSFDICKFNAFAEGIEEYIDQYNGMTGRSVGEEELMQAGERVYNLERYYNNLAGFDGDDDSLPDRFVEGAEDAVPAGGGISGELCELDAMKEEYYDHRGWIDGVVPDEKLDELGIDIGPGTGVSAGGAAPADD
- a CDS encoding ubiquitin-like small modifier protein 1 codes for the protein MNVELRFFATFRQAVGQKVVEQEYPTGTTIGEVLHDLEAEYEGLSGQLIEDGDLRPHINVLKSGREALHLDGMETELEDGDRLSIFPPVAGG